The following nucleotide sequence is from Glycine max cultivar Williams 82 chromosome 9, Glycine_max_v4.0, whole genome shotgun sequence.
gacggGGAGATGGGCCCACTTCTTCGTGGTGGGGCCCAGAAATTGCAAATGCAGTTTTCGGATTTTTGTATGAAAATTCAGCAGTACAGCTTGAGAGTGACGAGAATTTAAAgcctttactttttgttttgttggagGGAGGATATGTCACTATTTTATTTGGGAGAGAAAAGAacataaagataaaaacattttaaaaaaaattatattgtttagtTAAGTAGgcaaaataaggaaagaaaattttcagaatttgttttttgaaaataatattaaccattctcctcatttaatttttttttcttttcctaaaaaactattaattttttacttaaatcaataaaaaaagtgagtataaaaaatttcaataaaacaaATGGCTAGATATAAgcatgtatataattttttttgtaaataaaatttactgaagttcattttttttactaagatATCATTtaattgatagttaaaaaacaattcctttaaaaacttaaaaatcatCGATTAAGGAAACTTTAACCCTCCAACCCATATATTAAACTTCATGTTTGGCTACTTGGCATGTTATGATTTGTGATTGGAATGAATGAACTGGAAAAAGATGATAATGGTTGAAGTCAAAGGATTTACCTCATGCTACACGTGGTTGAAGATGCTGCAACTTGACAATGGAAATTCATAAAAGTACGAGacattttttctcatttctatATATCTACATATGCATTTCATCTGTGCACTATTGgcccttttttttatatagaaattacATTTCattatactaaaatttaaaacttcttatattataaaaatattcaataccTTATGTAGGCGATGAGGAGATAAGGATGATTTTGGGTAGGTtactaaatatttgtttttatacttatatttaaaaaaaaaattgtgtgccACTACTAAATTATCATCAGTAGAacctttcaagaaaaaaattatcatcagtAAAATGATTCATATCCATGTTGTATATATACTTATTGGACACCTGTATCTATATTTGAAACCATTGCTTGCattttaataaacttaaatatgatttttttttctctttagtaTACAAGGATAATATTaaagttcttttttttgtcttgggTGGGTTAGTCTTTTAAAATGTGGTaaataaagtttgaattttaatagaGATATACCTATATTAGTCTGATAGTATCTCAAATAAGTTACCTAAAAAAAGTACCTTAAATAGGAATATCTTTGAAGAAAATacttattggaaaaaaaaacattaagattcatatttatttaaatcactAGGTAAAGTACAACAATGTTATGTTATATATCTTGAGAAAAAATTACAAACGAGTAGGCTCTCAGAGCTACTTGAACTAAGGCTTTTGAGTTCATTCaactatttctctttttttctgaGAAAAAGTTTAGATGAATTGATTTTGAGGTTCATTAAAATTGAGATAGACTTTGTTTATGTTTGATGAGGCCTTTAAGGAGTTTATAAGTTCCCTTgactaaaataaatttgcatTGATTATAGTACTTAtttttgtaacttatttttcataagttagcttattttgataaactatttaaatttaagaaatataaattagcTTATTAGCTactaacttttttcttcttaattttatctttattattttatttgaaattttattttacctttttattcaatttaaaaatactcaaatttaattttatgttcttACACGCACATGACACATACAATAGTCAAGTTATCAATTGTAATCACTACATcattcctaattagaaattctTTGAATCACATCAACATTACAATCCTTTGCtaaattagtctttttttttctaaatttatatgACCTAATTTTTTCCCTtacatatttttactttatcatttcaattcataaaagtaaaaattccCTTTTATGTTACCTAAACCCTATACACAATTGAATATGTCATTTTATGTcatttgatatttattaattaacttatCAACTAGTCTTATCaaacattttcaattaaatGATCTAGTTTTCAGTTTTTTAGCTCCTAACATATAGTTTATAAGCTTTCAACTAGTATTACCAAACATAACTTTTAAGACTCAAAGAAGTGACAAAATGAGTCATCTTGACTAACTCAAATTAACTTAATTACCATgagattattaaaaaatttcatcccAACCTGACTTATTTTATTGGAGagccaaaaaatataaaattcaactCAACCCACCATGGGTTAGGGATCAAGTGATTTGGCTCACAATTTGATTcacctaattttaaaaaatcaaaaataaaaaatagaaaaatagataaacataaaaattaacaaaattagaaaatatgaaaaataaaacaaaaataaaatatcaaggaaacttaaaacaaaaaggaaagaagaaaataaaataaaaattagaaaaataagagaatggGTTAACATGGGTGAATTCGACTCACCCAAATAGGCTCATGTTAAGTTGTTAACCTATTTTGTTGAGTCAAATCAATCCATGAAAAAATGAgttaatatttatctaattgGTTTAGCTAATACTGTATGAtttctataataaatatatattttctaattcctTAATTAGTGTACTTAGCAAAACCCTAATTATATTTGAgtgataatactttttttatgtgTGACCTATAATACTTTGCGGGAAACCAAATGTACATTCtatcattttgttgttgtgtgcactaaaaatatctatattttagatatttttcatatattaaaaaatgaactaTTTATCAAATTATACATTAAGCCACATTTGTTCAAgtggaattaaaataaaatttcttgcgCAATATCTCATTATGAGtctcaatgtaaaaaaataggACATGGTGTCTCTGTTGTCCCTTTTCAAGTTGTCCTTGTACTGTCCTTTTATAACGACGTTGTTTTGAAGGGACAACTTGAAAAATGACAGCATAGAAGCCAATTTCAAAAAAACatggttaaaagaaaaaaaaacacaaaaaataaacaatctCACAAGTTTTTATAAATCATTTGTCTTTTGTGCCTATAGTATATTGTGATTGTTGTAATTAGACTCTTTGACTTCTAAGAGAAACCAAGATATTTTCACAGTTTCAATCTTTTAGATtagctaaaaaaattaacctttcTACCTAACTTAATCCCACATAGGGATGAGAATAGGTTATGCCGTTGACACGAGCCTCTGGTCTGACATATTTAAAGTTTgacatgtttaatttaaaaaagttaagcttaaactattaaaaaaacttatttagttAAATAGTCTAGGCTTGAGCTCATAAAAAAAGCCTATTAGGTCTGATAAACCATCTTACTTGCATATTAAacacatatatttaatatattaataaattaataatctcatatcataaataaaataatttttgaaataaaataattattattaaaataaattaacgtAAATTGTAACTTCAACTTTGTGAATCATAAATATGTAATATGTTAGGGTGATAATGTCTCGCATGCGAATTTTTTTATTCCCATTGGTTAAGTTTTGGGGAAgaatgtacattttttttaatcttgacaTGAACATATtaatagataaaagaaaaacaaaatactaaaaagaaaaatagaatttacGCACTATCCAGCTGAAAGACGTGATCCATGAATCAAATATGTAGGTATGCTATGTTGTTGGACaccattttttgtttggttttatTGTGAGAGACATTAACACAATTAGTTGTTGAAAAACTAAGGTCTCATTCGAGTGGTTGTCAATTTctggttttttgttttaaaatacgATTTCAAAACGAAAATATGTTCAACAAAAATGGGACTGAGTTggttttttgcttctttttaaaacaatttttaccccatcttaaaaataataaaaataggtttttgggtttttgttgttggttttaCTCTAACCTTTAGCACTTCTCCTTCAAGCTACTCTCTCATTTTCCAGTCACGGTCTCCGATTGCCATTCACCGGTCACTGATAATGGTCGTGGTTGTCGATTACTGGTCACGATCGTTGATCGCCAATAACAGTTGTGATCACCGGTCGCTGATAACGATCATCGTACGCTAGTCATAGTCATTTATCATAGTCACTTATTGTTGATCACGGTTATGATTGTTGATAATGGTTATGATCACTGATTGCGGATCACCAGTCCATTTGATTGACCTTTTTTGggattataaaattttgatgttGAAGGTACATGGGAGAAATTtgggaataatttttaaattaattatgaagtttcttttttattttgcaacagtttttaaaatcaaagttgaaattaaaattcaaaacaaaatttgagtttgatttttaaatatttcaaaaaattaccCCGATCAGGACCAATATGAATTGTAAGTttcacttttgaaaaaaaaagtaatttaaatttgaatataaaataagtttttgaatAGACTAATAAGTCAGACCCAAATTTTCAAAAAGGTAATATGagacaacaaaaaaaacttttaatggataacaagttaaaattaaactttaattttataaaacatatcCAACCTATTTACCAAAAGTCCTGACATATTCCCATCTCTAAATTTCCACGTTAAACTTATCACCCCTGCCCATAAATGTGTCCATACAGTAATCCTTGTTGGCCATTTCATCCTATATTTTCCCATCGTTTTCAATAAGCCTAAAAGGCAAAATCACTAAAGTAAATTCACACTCGAATGTAATCTTCCCACCCAAATTCAAGTTACACTTCCCAAAGCAAAAGCCAGACTTCTTAATGGGCAATGTCTTGCAGTTGCAGTTGTTACGTGTGAAGGATGAGGacagtgaaaaaaaaagaattagaaaaaaaagggtCCCATTCTTccctccttttctttctttctccaaaTCTATATAAAGCAGCACCATTTGCATCAACGTTTACCTCAACTCACCCATCAAACCACACACCTCACCTATTAGAAGTAACAAAAGACCCTCCCTCTCAAAAGAATAAACAAGTATAAAAAAGAAGGCACTTCCCTCAAACAGAAACTACcctctatctctctcttttcAAGCCTTAAATGAGTAAAAAAGAgtgaagaaaggaaagaaaggagcACCATTTTTGGTTTGAGAAACATAATTAGCAAGAGAGTTCAAAATGGGGAAGAGAGAGTTTAATGGGGTGGTGTTGATGATGCTGTGTTTGTGGGTTTGTGGTGTCACAGCCTCTGTGACTTATGACCACAAAGCCATTGTGGTTGATGGCAAGAGAAGAATTTTGATCTCTGGCTCCATTCATTATCCTAGAAGCACACCTCAAGTACTCACTCCTCTCCATATTTGATATTTCCATTATGGctgcattaaatttttttttcaatcatttcTTGCATTtgtttagcttttttttttttaccctttCATGCATGCATCATGAATCATGCTTGTTGATGCAGATGTGGCCAGACCTTATTCAAAAGGCCAAAGATGGAGGCCTTGATGTCATTCAGACCTATGTGTTTTGGAATGGCCATGAACCTTCTCCTGGACAAGTAATGCAAATACATttccttaattttattatttattttacttttatagcATATTATATCCAagtttttacattttcattcaatcacaatcatcaatatatagtttgttgacttttacaaactatttcaaAAGTAGTACCAACGGTGATTTCTGATTGATTGAGAATATATTAATGTTTCATAGAAATTATACTCTCTCCAAATTCCAATCccattctttttttgtttttgtaagttTAAAATGGAAAAGACTCATTGAAGTTTTATGTGATGTTGAAAATTTGCAGTACTATTTCGAAGATAGGTTCGACTTGGTTAAATTCGTGAAGCTCGCGCAGCAAGCAGGCCTCTATGTTCATCTCCGTATTGGTCCCTACATATGTGCTGAATGGAACTTGGGGTAATGATTTTAATGATGTTATATGAACACCTTCTTatgggaagaagaaaaaaatctttggttaaaaaaatgaaaataatgattCTTAGGAAACACTCAAAAGGTCACATGCTCTGTTTTTCTGTTCAGGGGATTTCCTGTCTGGCTCAAGTATGTTCCAGGCATTGCTTTCAGAACCGACAATGAGCCGTTCAAGGTTGGAGTTTTTCATTATGGAACCTCaatcattataattataataattagctTGTTATTATTGgttgattaaaaatagtttaatgaATTATTGAATCATATAACCAtcacttcaattttttaatcatgGTGTGTGTAGGCTGCAATGCAAAAATTCACTGCAAAGATTGTCAGCTTGATGAAAGAAAATAGGTTGTTTCAATCCCAGGGTGGTCCAATAATTTTGTCACAGGTAAATACaagactaaattttttaattcgtAAGAATCAAATATAGTATCAGGAGATTTACAATATTTGCACACTGCTTAACCAACTGAGTCATATAATTTACTAGTATTATTGATTTTACTATAAAGTTCATTGAGCCAATTAGAATAATGATGATGCTTAACTTGGTGTgttttttaactgaatttgacAGATTGAGAACGAGTATGGACCAGTGGAATGGGAAATTGGTGCTCCTGGAAAAGCTTATACGAAATGGGCTGCACAAATGGCTGTTGGTCTAGACACTGGTGTTCCATGGGTAATGTGCAAGCAAGAAGATGCTCCTGATCCTGTTGTAAgttactcctttttttttctttatcctaAAAAACGTTTCGTGTGTGTGTGGATTTGGATTTGAAGATgtctttttttgaatttttcctCATACGATTCTTATTCTATTTTCTGTTAAATTTGTGTGACCCATCTAAATATGGTGGTGGGGTTTATAACAGTGTTAGGGATACTTTGGTTGGGATAAGGTTGTTTGCTTTTACTATACCATGATGTTTTTGTGGTTTTCTCTTAAGACCATTTGACCCTTTTCTGTgtttttttacctttatttgGAGGAAGGTTCTTTGGATTTTATTATCTATCTTCACTTTTCTCTTGcttttttggttgttttgttAAAGCAgtgattgatttttattttttttggtttccttTACTCTtcttaaacaaaagaaaatttgagaaagtggcaagatatgtttttttaatgaggGGAAGCTTGTTTTTTCActagcaagttgattcttatcCCTTGCAACTTTCTCTCTGTTCTGTGTTATTTTACTGACTGTGACACTATAGATTGACACCTGCAACGGATTCTACTGTGAAAACTTCAAGCCCAACAAGAACACCAAACCCAAAATGTGGACTGAGAATTGGACTGGCTGGTAAGTCCTAACAAATGCTACCTTTTAGgatgaaaatgtttttatttttagtgctATATTTAGTTTGATGTCTCTTGTTCTGTAGGTACACTGATTTTGGCGGTGCAGTCCCTCGTAGACCAGCAGAAGACTTGGCGTTCTCAGTTGCAAGATTCATACAGAATGGTGGTTCATTCGTTAACTACTATATGGTATGTTGGTTTTATCCATTGTGAATAGTTCCTAGTTCCTACATCATGTGCTACAACTCAACTCATGTTCTAGAAACTTTGGTTTGAGTCTAATATCTCACTTTCTTAATCCAGTACCATGGAGGAACGAACTTTGGCCGGACATCAGGTGGCCTCTTCATTGCCACTAGCTATGACTATGATGCGCCGCTTGATGAATACGGTATGCAGTAATGATAAATTGTTTAAATGCtttggatgatgatgataatacaCATTTAAAGCTCTTGAAAACATAAGGAAGCTTTTGGCTAAAGTGATAGTTTTATTGTCCTAGCAAAGTGCACAAATTCACTTTTAGGCACCATATGGAAAAAGCTGAAAAACATTTTCACATTAGCCTGATGCTTGTTCAATTATACCATTGTACCAGGACTTGAAAATGAACCAAAGTATGAGCATTTGAGAGCTTTGCATAAAGCAATAAAACAAAGTGAACCTGCTTTAGTGGCTACAGATCCCAAAGTGCAATCGCTTGGATATAACCTTGAGGTAAAGTTCCTAAGCTGGTTTGTGATGAAAACCAATGGAATTGCCTGAGTATTGAAAGTTCATTTGATTCCTTGTCTTAATATAATCTTAGGCCCACGTGTTCTCGGCCCCAGGTGCTTGTGCTGCATTCATTGCTAATTATGACACCAAATCTTATGCAAAAGCTAAATTTGGAAATGGGCAATATGATCTACCGCCTTGGTCTATCAGTATTCTTCCTGATTGCAAAACTGTTGTTTACAACACAGCAAAGGTAACACAAGACTGGTGACTATGTTAAATAAGTtatgcatttttgtttttctttaaaaaggtACATGTGGTGaaattatttatagagaaatcAATCTGTCAGTGTGATATATTTCCTTGAAAAACTGGACAGTTCCTCTCAAGGTGTTCTTGAAGGAAGACAAAGATTagtgttttgacttttgagcaGAATTCCTTTGTATTTACTATGTTAATGTTTTTGAAGTGTGAAACTGTGAATATTCACATAATTTACCGACTTTATGTAGGTTGGTTACGGCTGGCTGAAAAAGATGACTCCTGTAAACAGTGCATTTGCTTGGCAGTCATACAATGAAGAACCTGCCTCATCCAGTCAAGCTGATTCCATTGCAGCATATGCACTTTGGGAGCAGGTCAACGTGACCCGCGATTCTTCAGATTATTTGTGGTATATGACAGAGTAAGCATCTTTCAACTTATCACACTTCTTAAAGataaattattgaaatgttAATCTCTTACTGCATAATGTTTCTATCCTCTCTCCATCTAATCAATATTGATGTCCTTTGTTCAGTGTCAACGTTAATGCTAATGAAGGATTTCTAAAGAATGGACAATCTCCTCTTCTAACTGTAATGTCAGCTGGCCATGTTCTCCATGTGTTCATTAACGGTCAACTTGCAGGTGAATAACATTGTTATGCCTCTTTTGCTTAGTGTTTTTCTATAATAAACTCCAGTTTTACATGTTGAACTTCTGTGTGAATGCAGGAACTGTGTGGGGGGGATTGGGAAATCCTAAATTGACATTTAGTGACAATGTGAAGCTGAGGGCTGGCAATAACAAGCTTTCTTTACTTAGCGTTGCAGTTGGTCTCCCGGTTAGTTCTCTCTTTTCTGATATCCATTTTTTCTGTAACAATTTTAATCTGTTGATGAGTAGTATTTTGTAAATGTTAATCATGTTTTGTATTCATTTAATACCAGAATGTTGGTGTGCACTTTGAAACATGGAATGCGGGGGTGTTAGGCCCAGTCACTCTGAAGGGTCTAAATGAGGGGACTCGAGACTTGTCCCGGCAGAAATGGTCTTACAAGGTATGTTATCTTGTACATATCTTGCTCACTAGCAACTTTGAAAGGTTTTATAACAATGCCGGGTGTatattatcaaaaagaaaaaaatactgaGGTGAAGTTTAAACATTGGGATACTACACAATGAGATACTAATTGTTTATACATTTTGAAACTTAATCACTAATGAAGCAAAACTTCGTGGGAAAATTAGCATTGGTGCCATTCTAGGACATACAAAgaatgcattatatcattgaaTATTGAAAAATGTGGATGAAATTAGCCCATGTAGGCACTAAGAAAAAGCATTAACTATGCACATTGTTGAGCAGATTTTAGTGCAGTATGCAAAAGATTATTTACTTTTGCTTTCAGAAAGGAGTAGCAGTAAAGATTAGATTTAacatatatttcttaatttgtatGCTATTGGACAGGTTGGACTGAAAGGTGAATCCTTGAGCCTTCACACCGAAAGTGGGAGTAGCTCTGTGGAATGGATACAAGGATCATTAGTGGCTAAAAAACAACCTTTGACATGGTACAAGGTAAGAAAATAAACCCCACAAATGTTGCATTTCTGTCACTGTTATAGATATTCACCTGcatatatcatatatgcatGAACTCTGATTCATGAAATCTGATTCATTTCATGCCTAAATGTTGTTAGACAACTTTTAGCGCACCGGCCGGCAATGATCCATTGGCTCTAGATTTGGGAAGCATGGGAAAGGGTGAAGTGTGGGTAAACGGTCGAAGCATTGGTCGCCATTGGCCTGGATATATAGCACATGGTAGTTGCAATGCTTGTAATTATGCTGGATATTATACTGATACAAAATGCCGGACGAATTGTGGACAACCTTCTCAGAGATGGTGAGAATTCATACAACTTATTTTCCAACAGTGAGTGATGTAAATGCTTGAATATTAACCTATTTTCCAACAGGTATCATGTTCCTCGCTCATGGCTGAGCTCAGGTGGTAACTCCTTGGTTGTGTTTGAAGAATGGGGAGGTGACCCTAATGGAATTGCTTTGGTGAAAAGAACATGAAGTGTGATATTTTATGATGCTCTCTTAAAAGGGTATTACAACTATTCCATTTCTTTTAGTATTGTCCTTGTTTAATAGCACTATTCCAAGATTTTCCTAATAAAATCCTCAGCTAGAATTTATTCTACTGAATACTGATTAAGGAAGACAATTTGACATGGTTTTTTTTCAAGGCCTAATGTAACTTAGTAACCCTTGATCATTTTATGTTTTCCAATCTATCCTAATTATTAACACTCTTGATATTCATGTTATATGCACCCTTTctttcataacttttgttttctgtcttGACTATTATGACAAAACATATAGAAATCAAATAATCAACAGATatagaccatttgaatttgaagatttccacttttttcttcctcattttcTTCTGCTGCTCATTATCCTTGTGGTCTTTTTGTGCAGAGCAGCATTGACAGGCAATATATATCTTGTAACAAATGTCTAGGAAATGCAAAGAAGCTGTCAAGTGAGTCCTATGCGGTTAGGACCCTATGATGCAGCAATTTACCAAATACGTGTGGTTTAGATCATATTAGGTtcagtatataaaaaatatttgaagttcATAATTGGTGCTCCTTGTCTTCTGGTTGTTCAAGTATACCTCAAAAGATTGCCAAGGCCTAATCATGCATTGCCTGGCCAAAAACAAAGATTTATATAAGAGAATTTGGATGCGCAAAGACTGTGTATACTGTACATAGTCAAGTCAGGCTATTGTGCTGAATATTGCCCCATGTATTACAGGGCTTGTATCAATGAAGATTGAGCCCTtacacatttatttaatttactatgATACAATGGAAAGAATTGTAGACACGCAAAATGTGTCGGAGAGTATATTTGCTATATTCTGCCAGAAATAATTGTGTTTtcccattataattattatgtaaGAACAGattgaaagtaataaaatatcctttgaaatatttgtcTTGTTACTATTGTGTTTGTGGTTCTTGGTATGCAAAAGATCATTATATAAAGAAAGTCTTGGTATATGCCAGCAACCAATTTTCGTTAGgtttaattgcatttttttattttttatttttaaatttttggcaaattttgctgctaatttttttaatttgatacattttactcccaacttttaaaaaacttgtgaattttaaatcaatcatttttccattaataaacaaaaattggGAGTCAAATTTGccagaaaataaaaagttaagataaaatttgccaaaaaaataaaaaattatgtgtaaaatttgccaaaaaaaaaataagttgggGTAAAAAGTGTAACTATGTTTGGAGTAAAATGATCCAGAGTAAAatctaaaagttttttaaaagttcTGGATAAAAtgtatcaaattaatttgttggagtaaaatttgtcaaaaattaaaaagttgaagtaaaaatacaattaagccttttttattgtaaaataaaaatatataaaaaatgacttaGATAGACAAAGCCTGGTGTAATGATAATAGGCTCACCCTATAACTTCTGAAATTTGAGGATATAAGGAAAGGGAACAACGAAATGCCGAGGATATAACTTCTGATAAAGCACTTCTCTTCACTAGAATGGGCCTCAATAAGGATGTCAACTTTCGGGCTCTTGATCAGATCTGACCCAACGAAATGCCGTGAGTATTTGGACTCAGACCTGAATTATTTGGAGAAACTTGCTAATTGCTCTCCTCTTTTATACTTTTACACCTcccttcccccttttttgtcatttttttctccCCAAATTACctttatctctttcttcttttcataACCTTCTCTACAAAACTATCAAACAAATTCAGTTACTCATGTCTAGTGTTTCATATGCAGCACCGCATAAATTGTGAAATCTAATCAATTTCTTTCTCATTAATAAATCACATTTCAATTTGTGAATTAATATTGTACCGTTCTATATTGCTTAGATTGTTTTGAATGTGAGTAAATTGAGGGTTTGATGtttcatatattatattgataCCTTCGTTTTGACCTGTACCAAAAAAAGATAGCTTTCGTTTTTGACAGGGCTTGAAAACCGGTTGACTTTTCCTACTTTTATATCATATCAATTATATTGTGAACTGAAAACAAACGTTGTACTTTTGTTTACTAAAGGGAACAATGTTGATTCAACaatcatctaatttttttttactgaacatGAAAATGGTACCAAGTAGGTTTTATTTATTGgaaggaataattaatttttgttggaaatCATAAATGCACAtaagatgaatatttttttttaacattatttattttatatttaagggCGAATTGGAATTTAAATCATAGACTACTTGATTAAGGGACACAAATCATTACTACTTGTATCAATTATTATTGATACAATCATCTAAGATGTCAAACTATCAataatatactaattaaaaGCATGTCATATACCCATAGGGAGAGGAAAACATACAAgggtaatttaatatatatatatatatatatatatatatatatatatatatatatatatatatatatatatatatatatatatatatatatatatatatatataggtttaATACCCAATTTGATCCCTACTTTATTTAAAATGCTCGATTaggtccttaatttttttattatgcaattaggtctttttgtttttcaaatcatttcaatttgattttttccaTTCAATTAAGATTGACGTtgttaagttatatatatatatatatatatatatatatatatatatatatatatatatgtttgcaGTTATCAATTACAAATAATAGTGGTTTATAGCTcccattatatttattatattaatttaaaatttaaaatataattcaaaaaatagtggcgatttattttctataatctTAAAAAAGTCTTCAATTGCACATCTAAAGAACAAACTCAAGTCCAAAATTTACACAAGTCAAATACTAGCAATTTCCAGAATTTTGAATAACAAGAAGATGAACAaaattggatgaaaaaaattaatcaacacAAATTCCAACCAATTAGAACAGATCTAAGCACTTCAATAGTTGAACGGATCTGGATTGCGTCAACATGGAGCTTGACATTCTGGAGGAGCTATGAACAAATTCCAACCAATTCGAACAAATCTGTGTTTGGTTCCAATTGTCTTCAATGTCAACGTCTTCATCGACTCGCATGGAGCACTTGTTCTTGGACGACAGATATGGACACACGAAATAGC
It contains:
- the LOC100792629 gene encoding beta-galactosidase → MGKREFNGVVLMMLCLWVCGVTASVTYDHKAIVVDGKRRILISGSIHYPRSTPQMWPDLIQKAKDGGLDVIQTYVFWNGHEPSPGQYYFEDRFDLVKFVKLAQQAGLYVHLRIGPYICAEWNLGGFPVWLKYVPGIAFRTDNEPFKAAMQKFTAKIVSLMKENRLFQSQGGPIILSQIENEYGPVEWEIGAPGKAYTKWAAQMAVGLDTGVPWVMCKQEDAPDPVIDTCNGFYCENFKPNKNTKPKMWTENWTGWYTDFGGAVPRRPAEDLAFSVARFIQNGGSFVNYYMYHGGTNFGRTSGGLFIATSYDYDAPLDEYGLENEPKYEHLRALHKAIKQSEPALVATDPKVQSLGYNLEAHVFSAPGACAAFIANYDTKSYAKAKFGNGQYDLPPWSISILPDCKTVVYNTAKVGYGWLKKMTPVNSAFAWQSYNEEPASSSQADSIAAYALWEQVNVTRDSSDYLWYMTDVNVNANEGFLKNGQSPLLTVMSAGHVLHVFINGQLAGTVWGGLGNPKLTFSDNVKLRAGNNKLSLLSVAVGLPNVGVHFETWNAGVLGPVTLKGLNEGTRDLSRQKWSYKVGLKGESLSLHTESGSSSVEWIQGSLVAKKQPLTWYKTTFSAPAGNDPLALDLGSMGKGEVWVNGRSIGRHWPGYIAHGSCNACNYAGYYTDTKCRTNCGQPSQRWYHVPRSWLSSGGNSLVVFEEWGGDPNGIALVKRT